Proteins encoded by one window of Swingsia samuiensis:
- a CDS encoding YMGG-like glycine zipper-containing protein, translating to MNIFSSYKTKASLVGAFSALILLAGCQDTYSSGGRAVDGGLIGGGAGAAIGALAGGGRGAAIGALSGGLLGAATGAVTTPNRPSSQGGYENGYPSPQYNNTPRCQNAACQHQYTNQPGISGY from the coding sequence ATGAATATTTTTTCTTCTTATAAGACAAAAGCCTCTCTCGTTGGGGCTTTTTCGGCACTTATTCTTCTAGCTGGTTGCCAGGACACCTACAGCTCCGGCGGCCGCGCCGTTGATGGAGGATTGATTGGCGGCGGTGCAGGAGCAGCCATTGGTGCTCTTGCAGGCGGTGGCCGTGGTGCAGCAATCGGCGCACTAAGCGGTGGCTTACTTGGAGCCGCAACCGGTGCCGTTACTACGCCTAACCGCCCATCCTCTCAAGGAGGGTATGAAAACGGCTACCCCTCTCCCCAATACAATAACACTCCCCGCTGTCAGAATGCAGCATGTCAACACCAATACACAAATCAGCCCGGAATATCAGGCTACTAA